TCCGGCCTGTGGAAAGTTTTGTGCACTACCCTGAAAGCTAAATTCTGGTGTCTACAAGAACACTGGGCAATCGAACACATCGATAGCGCAGTCGGATACCGCCGCTGAGTGCGTAGGAGATTTGGACGGATGCCGAGGGATATTTCAGCGCGATTGCGCCAGCGAGGAATTCGATGATGCAGGACGCATCTGTCAAATTTCGTCACAACGCTAGTGCGTCGCGCTGGTATGTGATCGAAGGGGTCTGCCGGTCCGCGAACAGGGGCACACCGATGGCGTCCTCCCACGCCAACCCACGCCGGTATGAAATGCAGTGGACCGGCACCTCACGCGCATGCAAAGAAAGTAGGTGCCGCCCCGGGCAGGGGCGACGCCAATAAACCACTAACAAATCAAGGAAAGGCCAACACCAAAAAAAAGTCACACACCCACAACCGCCAACCAAAACAAAAAAATAGCCACTACCGAACCCCCAAAACCCACTTGGCAAACCGCTCCGCCTCCTCAGCGGAAATAGCATTAGCCGGCATCCGCGCCCCCGTATTCCACTTCCCCGAACTCCCTTCCAGCATGCTCCTCTTCAGCTTGGCGACAGCATCCGGATCCCCACGATACCGTTCGGAGATAGCCCGAAAAGGCGGCCCGACCTTGGTCGTATCCATGGAGTGACAAGCGCGGCAAGTCTGCTCGCTAGCAGAAATAGACCCACCTGTAGCAATACCACCAGCAGGCGCCGCAGCCAAAGCACTCGCACAAATCAACCCCACCAAACCAACAACCAGGACACGTAAATTCACACCCACATCCCCATAAAAACCATAAAAGCCATAAAAACCAAAAAACCCCACCGACGAAAACCGCCGGCAGGGCAAAGCGCTCACCAAAAGACGTATCAACAGAGAAACATGAAGAATCAACTCACCGCGCCGGCCAAGGCTTACCCGGCACACCGATCACAGGCTTGCCGAGCAGCGGCGTCGACAACGCATAAGCCCCGTTCTCCGTGAAAGCCCAAATGATGTTCCGGTCGTACTCCGTATAAATCGCCAGCACACCCTTGCCCAAGGTATAGCCAGGCAGCTCACTCTCATCAGCCAGCGCCGGCACGAAATACCCCGCAATAGTCGGCTTGGCCGGATCGCGCACATCGAAAATCTGCACACCGGCGTTATAGAACGAATACGGAATCACCCCTTGCCGCGAGCCCCCCGGCTGCCCGGTCGCGTTCGAACGCTTCGGACCGAAGTTACCGCCGCGCTGGCAGAAACTCGTGAACGGCGCACCTTCGGGCGGCGTCGGCTGCGGCAGCTTCGCAGCAACCTTCAGATGCGAAGGATCGCGTGCGTCCACTACAAAGATGTCTTTGTACGGCTCGTAGCAGTCACGGTTCATCGGATAACCGCTGGTCAGCACGTAACCGGTGCGGTCGTATTGACTGACATCGGCGTTGTCGTATTCGGTGCCCGCGAAACTCGGCGCCGTGTTGACATTGCCGAGCACCTTCGGCCTGGCAGGATTCGACAGATCGAACGAGTAGAGACCCAGTCCGCCCATCGCGCCGAAGCCGATCTTGCCACCTTGTTCCAGCGGCTTCGGCAGGAAGATAGGAATACGCGAACCCATCCACGAAGTGCGATTGCCCGCGCGCGGATTCGTCAGATACGCCTGTTCGTGCGCCTCATTGCCGAGAATCTGTCCCGGCACCGAGATCTGCGAGACGAACTTCGGATCCGCCGGATCGGACATGTCCCACACCTGATAGCCAGGCGAATACAGATAGTTCGGGTATTCGGTCAAACCATAACTATCGTCCGGCGCGGCGGACAGGATCATGTATTTGCCACCGTAGTATTCCGGCGCATCGAGCGAGCCCGAACCCTGTTGCTGACCGATCGGCGCATCGGGGTGCTTGTAGTCGGTCGTGCGCGTCGCGATCAACTTCCATTGGCTCGGCAGCGGGCCGTCCATTTCGAAGACCTTGAAACCCTTGAGCGAGTTGTAGTGACGCTGCGCCTCGACCTTGTCCGGTTGCTCACTCTTGTCGGTCAGCAGACCGTAGCGGCCAATTTCGAACGAGGCAACTAGCACCGGCTTGCCGAGCTTCTTGCTCCACACGATGGTGGCGCCGCCCAGGTAGTCATGCACATTGTTCGGGTCGAAGTGTTCGGTCGGTCCTTTGGGTCCCCACGTGCCGCCCTGCGAAAACACGACCTTGCCGTTGGCGGGATCGGTGACGTCCATGATGCGCAGATAGTCGCGGTCATGAATGTAGAGGTAACGGTGTCCATCGAAGTCGGCGATATTGTTCCAGGCGTGGAAGGGCGAATCGACGAGCGGATAGAAGGCCAGCACTTTTACGTCCTTGGCGTAGCTCTTCTTGTCCCACGTGGTCATCTCGCCGGGGAAGTGCTGGCCTTGATGTACCTCGGGCGTCGCCTTCGGCCACACGAATTGCCCGGTCGCCGGGTCCATGCCGTAGTCGACGCCGGGCTTCACCGGAGCAGGGCGGCGATCGGGCGTCAGACGCAGCCACGCGGCCAGATAGGGGTCCTTGACATTCGGCGTGCCGGGCGTCACCTGCGCGCCCGACGCAGGCGTCGGCCCAGCAGCCGCGGCAGCCACGGCCGTCGCGCCAGAAGCCGCAGCCGGTTGGGCAGCTTCGCCACTTGCGCAAGCCGCGGCCGACATGAACGCCAACATTGCGCCTGTTGCGAGAGATGATTTCAGATTGCTTGTGCGAAGCATGGGCTTCCTCCTTTTTATATTAGAACGCGTGGCGAATACCGAACTGGAAACCGCTCGGATTCTGTCCACCGTTCGGATAGACCTGGAACGTCACCGGATAAGGCACGGGCACATCGTGCTGATGTTTGACGTGCGCGAAAGTGGCATACAGGTCGGTCCGTTTCGACAAACCGTAGAGGTAGCCGATCACGCCGCCGGTGGCACTGGAAATGCTGGTGTTGTTGTCATCGTGACGATGCACCACGCTCAGGTACACGCGATTGCGTCCGTCGATATTCCAGCGCGCGCCGATCTGCGCATCCCAACCCTGCGAGTTGAACGCGACGTAGGGCGGATACGCGTAATACCCGTTGTACGTGTGATAGATCAGCGTCGGCTCGAAGCCGCCGAACTTGTAGACGGCAGAGAAATAGTTGTCACGCGACGAGTGAATCTGCGAGGACTTGAAGATATCCCGCGTGTACTGCAACTCGCTGACCGCGCCGATGAAGATCGGCCCGTGCCGGTAGTCGATGCTGGTGCTGAGGAAGCGTCCCGCGCGCGTGCTGTCGCCCACGCCGGTGGTCGCCATGATCCGTCCGGTGAAGCCGTAGAAGGTCGGCGTCTTGTACTGGATCGCGTTGTCCACGCGGTACGACGCGTAAAAGAACTCCATGTTGTTGACCATACTGAAGTCCGCCGCCCAGCTCGGATCGGCGTAACCCGCGATCCAGTACGAAGGCGTGAACTGGCGGCCCATCGTGATTTCACCCCAGTTGCCTTTCAGGCCGACGAATGACTGGCGAAATTGCGCGGACTGCACGCCGGTGTTCGCGGAGAACATCGGTTCGATGGTGAACACGGCCTTGTTGCCGCCGCCCAGGTCTTCGACGCCGCTCAGGTTGAAGCGCGAGTTGTTCAGGCCGCCGCTCGACATGCGCGTTACGTTGCCGCCGGAACCGGAAGAAATCAGATGTTCGAGGTTCAGGTCGACATAGCCGGACAGCCAGACGCTCGACTGAGCATGTGCCCCGGCGCATGCGAGCATCAAGGCGCCTGACACGAGAGTCTTCTTTTTCATTCCATCTCCAAACAAATCGTCGTTCTTTTCGTGTTGTGAAGAGTGCTGTCGGCGCGCTCGACAGCCGCGGTTACGGCTTATTTATTCGTGTATACACAAACTAGTAAAAATTATACCCACGGCAAAATTTGGATTCCGAGCTTTATTTTTTTATACAAAACAACGTTTTGGTTATAGCGGGTTGACCCGAATGGCATCGCGCGTCAAAACAGATGCCGGATTCCAGCCGCGTAAGTCATCGCGGTGCCGTAGCCGGAGAGCCGGTCGTAGACGGTGAGCAGGTACAGATCGGTGCGTTTGGACAGGAAGTAGTCGAGGCCCGCGGAGCCCGTATTGCGGCCGGTGACGGCGTTCTTCGGCGCGCTGCGTCGCGTGTACGCCCATTCGGCAAGGGCGCTGAGCTGCGAGGTCAGCGGCACGGACAGGCCGGCTTCGAAGGTGTGCGCGCCGACATCGGTCGAGTCGGTGCGCAGTCCTTGCAGTGCGCCATACAGCTTGAAGAGCGAAAAGTCGTACGCGGCGCCGACGATGTACGCGTTCTGTGTCGGTGACGCGACACCCGCAACCACGCGCGTGCGTTGTACCGTCGCGACAGCGGTGAGCGAACCGCCGGCGTAGAGCGCGGAAAAAGCGGCGTTGTAAATCCCGTTCGCGCCCGCGACGCCGCCGGGCGCATACACGGCCGTGGCCGTCACGCCATTCAGATTGGGGCTGGTGTACTGAATGCCGTTGTTCCAGACGGTGTCGCCCGCCATTGCTCCGCCGTAGGATGCGGTGAACGTCTGCATGACGAGCGGCGAAAACAGGATCGACGCCTGGAACGGATTGGCGACCTGCTCGGCGAGGTAGAGCAGGTTGGTGTGCCGCCCAAGCGTCACGCGCCCGAACGGCCCGGCAATGCCGACGTACGAATTGCGTCCCCAGAAGGGATCGGCGGCGGTGCGGCCGAGGCCGCCGTTGGTCGGCTGAAAGAAGCTCTCGAGCACGGCGATCGCGCGGTAACCGGCACTGAGTTCTTCGTTGATGCGGATGCCCCAGTAGGGCGCCGTGAGCCCGGGGCTCTGTTCGGCGAGTGCGGCGGCCGGCCCGTTGCTGCGTTTGCTGCTGGCGATATCCAGCCCGACGAGCCCATACAGCGTGACTGACGTCTGCGCCTGCACGGCGCGTGAAGCGATGCCCCATGTGGCGGCGCAAATGAGCGCGAGCGCGCCCAACGATCGAACGTTCATAGCGAGTCCTTGTGAGCGATTGGGAACAGCGAAGACGGCGGAACGGGCGGGCGGCGGCAGGACGCCGCGCCGCCGCGTGTCAGGCAGTGCGCACCGCGAATTCGACGGGGGTGTGCGTGAAATGCTGGGACAGGCTGGCAATCAATGCGTCGCGTTGTGCCATCAGCGAGGCGGGTGAGCGGCCCGCGATGTGCGGCGTGACGAGCACATCGGGATGATCGAGCAGCGCGCGCGGCACCTCCGGTTCGTGCTCGATCACGTCGAGCCCCGCGCCGGCAATCGCGCGCTCCGCCAGCGAGTCGAGCAACGCCTGCGTGTCGAGCACCGAGCCGCGCGAGACGTTCACCAGGTAGCCGTGCGGCCCGAGCGCGTACAAGACGTCGCGATTGACCAGATGCTTCGTCGCCGGACCGCCGTTGCAGGCGATCACGAGAAAGTCGCTGGCAGCGGCGAGTTCCGTGAGCCGGCTGTAGTAGCGGCCCGGCGCGTCGGCATGCGGCCCGCGTGTGTGATAGCCGAGCGTCATGTCGAAACCCTGCGCGCGCGCCGCAATCAATCTGCCGATGCGGCCCATGCCGACAATCCCGAGACGCGCGCCCGTCAGCGTGGCACGCTCGCCGCGCGACGTGCGCCAGTTGCCGGCGCGTACCGCGTCGGTGAGCGGCGCATAGCCGCGCGCGAGTGCTAGCAGCAGACCGATGGCGTGATCGGCGACGGTCGCCGCATTCGCGCCAGGCGCATGCGTCACCACGATGCCGCGTCGCGCGGCCGCGGCGACATCGACGTTCTCGTAGCCCGCGCCGAACGCGCTGACGATCTCGAGCGCGGGCAGCGAAGCCATCCGCGCTTCAGACAAACCGGTCGAACCATTCGTCACTGCCGCGCGCACCGTCGTCAGGTCGACGCTGGCAGGCCACGTTTCAGGCCAACCGTCCGGCAGGTAATGCAGCGCGTAATCGCGCCGCAGCGCATCGAGCGTCGTGTCGGGCAACGGGATCAGCGCGAGCACGTGGGTGGCGCTCATGCGTG
The nucleotide sequence above comes from Paraburkholderia aromaticivorans. Encoded proteins:
- a CDS encoding c-type cytochrome, which encodes MILHVSLLIRLLVSALPCRRFSSVGFFGFYGFYGFYGDVGVNLRVLVVGLVGLICASALAAAPAGGIATGGSISASEQTCRACHSMDTTKVGPPFRAISERYRGDPDAVAKLKRSMLEGSSGKWNTGARMPANAISAEEAERFAKWVLGVR
- a CDS encoding porin is translated as MKKKTLVSGALMLACAGAHAQSSVWLSGYVDLNLEHLISSGSGGNVTRMSSGGLNNSRFNLSGVEDLGGGNKAVFTIEPMFSANTGVQSAQFRQSFVGLKGNWGEITMGRQFTPSYWIAGYADPSWAADFSMVNNMEFFYASYRVDNAIQYKTPTFYGFTGRIMATTGVGDSTRAGRFLSTSIDYRHGPIFIGAVSELQYTRDIFKSSQIHSSRDNYFSAVYKFGGFEPTLIYHTYNGYYAYPPYVAFNSQGWDAQIGARWNIDGRNRVYLSVVHRHDDNNTSISSATGGVIGYLYGLSKRTDLYATFAHVKHQHDVPVPYPVTFQVYPNGGQNPSGFQFGIRHAF
- a CDS encoding porin; its protein translation is MNVRSLGALALICAATWGIASRAVQAQTSVTLYGLVGLDIASSKRSNGPAAALAEQSPGLTAPYWGIRINEELSAGYRAIAVLESFFQPTNGGLGRTAADPFWGRNSYVGIAGPFGRVTLGRHTNLLYLAEQVANPFQASILFSPLVMQTFTASYGGAMAGDTVWNNGIQYTSPNLNGVTATAVYAPGGVAGANGIYNAAFSALYAGGSLTAVATVQRTRVVAGVASPTQNAYIVGAAYDFSLFKLYGALQGLRTDSTDVGAHTFEAGLSVPLTSQLSALAEWAYTRRSAPKNAVTGRNTGSAGLDYFLSKRTDLYLLTVYDRLSGYGTAMTYAAGIRHLF
- a CDS encoding 2-hydroxyacid dehydrogenase produces the protein MSATHVLALIPLPDTTLDALRRDYALHYLPDGWPETWPASVDLTTVRAAVTNGSTGLSEARMASLPALEIVSAFGAGYENVDVAAAARRGIVVTHAPGANAATVADHAIGLLLALARGYAPLTDAVRAGNWRTSRGERATLTGARLGIVGMGRIGRLIAARAQGFDMTLGYHTRGPHADAPGRYYSRLTELAAASDFLVIACNGGPATKHLVNRDVLYALGPHGYLVNVSRGSVLDTQALLDSLAERAIAGAGLDVIEHEPEVPRALLDHPDVLVTPHIAGRSPASLMAQRDALIASLSQHFTHTPVEFAVRTA